A region of Thermovibrio ammonificans HB-1 DNA encodes the following proteins:
- the cas4 gene encoding CRISPR-associated protein Cas4: protein MNTEIPESLFEELKTSGTKVNYYFVCKRKLWFFSKRVGLEGSSERVSLGSLLHRYAYRNRSRREVFIDNLIVVDLLGSGEVAEVKRSDALSEAARWQLLYYLFYLKRLGVEKRGVINYPNQRKREEVTLTPEAERRLLEVLREIKSIEESPHPPPLKKLPYCKRCAYYELCFVE from the coding sequence ATGAACACGGAGATACCGGAGAGTTTGTTTGAGGAGCTGAAAACCAGCGGAACGAAGGTTAACTACTACTTCGTTTGCAAGAGGAAGCTCTGGTTCTTCAGTAAAAGGGTAGGACTTGAAGGGAGCTCTGAAAGGGTGTCACTCGGGAGCCTACTGCACCGATACGCATACAGAAATCGCTCCAGGCGAGAGGTGTTCATAGACAACCTGATAGTTGTTGACCTCCTTGGCTCCGGAGAGGTTGCCGAGGTAAAACGCTCAGACGCCTTAAGCGAGGCGGCAAGGTGGCAACTCCTCTACTACCTGTTTTATCTAAAGAGGCTCGGGGTTGAAAAAAGGGGGGTAATCAACTACCCAAACCAGCGAAAGCGGGAGGAGGTAACCCTAACCCCCGAAGCCGAAAGACGGCTCTTAGAGGTGTTAAGGGAGATAAAGAGCATCGAGGAGAGTCCCCATCCGCCTCCGCTCAAAAAGCTTCCCTACTGTAAAAGGTGCGCTTACTACGAGCTCTGCTTTGTGGAGTAG
- a CDS encoding CRISPR-associated helicase/endonuclease Cas3 translates to MFLAKKFPDGTEQTISEHTEELIERLKSLRKLYGKKIGADEEFWEALLLAAAFHDIGKASSQFQLKIKEGKRVGKPGEIPHNYLSAALFAGKLTKNRLKEAVFYSVAFHHHHRPFNFRPEEFKEALLKDLKKKEEKLKAILSELLEKGGRKEPPPLRVPKEREIEVIFTKLDSYRKRRRNFRELMKRFRGREAQVILLKGLLHRLDHSASAGIPVEIEPHTDRIEKLERYLKERSKARGVEFKGFKPFQLEGRKLKEESVILEAPTGSGKTEFALNWLSDDKGFYTLPVKTAVNAMFNRLKGAFKTVGLLHGERAVYYLLEGVEEKEELSFSLTQLSLSTHLSFPLTVSTADQLFSSVFKYPGFEKVYATLAYSKTVIDEPQGYTPKTLAAMVKGIEEVSELGGKFCVMSATLYPFVKDRLKRLGFKEVNTEELYRESPEKHRVKLLEEFSLQTLLEAQNNKRSVLIVVNTVKRAVRLYLELKEEGLPVRLLHSQFIQLDRKKLEAQIEKEARKGLPVVWITTQVAEASLDVDFDVLITEIAPLDALVQRMGRVNRRAKAAPPEFTNVFILRENSDKSGRVYSRALVELALEGVERWSGELVGEPAKRELVGELYTRKNLELRAPKFLREFEENLSLLDVGLQADSRSQAQEFFREVTTVPVIPEELFTEKEEEILSLIETLKRRNCPLKERLKAQARLKSFTVNLFPYQFRSFLPLGEGVIVAKGVRYSRELGAITDEHGDTGEFV, encoded by the coding sequence ATGTTCTTAGCTAAGAAATTTCCCGACGGCACAGAACAAACGATTAGTGAACACACCGAGGAGCTCATCGAGAGGCTAAAGAGCCTAAGAAAGCTATACGGCAAGAAAATCGGTGCCGACGAAGAGTTCTGGGAGGCCCTGCTCCTTGCGGCCGCCTTCCACGACATCGGCAAGGCATCTTCACAGTTCCAGCTGAAAATAAAAGAGGGGAAAAGGGTAGGTAAACCCGGGGAGATTCCACACAACTATCTCTCTGCCGCACTCTTTGCCGGGAAGCTCACTAAAAACCGGCTGAAAGAGGCAGTTTTCTACAGCGTTGCCTTCCACCACCACCACAGGCCTTTCAACTTCCGGCCCGAAGAGTTCAAAGAGGCACTTTTGAAAGACCTAAAGAAAAAAGAGGAGAAGCTGAAAGCGATTCTCTCAGAGCTCCTTGAAAAGGGCGGCAGGAAGGAACCTCCTCCCCTAAGAGTTCCAAAAGAGAGGGAAATTGAGGTCATATTTACGAAACTCGACAGCTACCGCAAGCGCCGCCGGAACTTCAGGGAGCTTATGAAGAGGTTCCGGGGCAGAGAAGCTCAAGTTATACTCCTTAAAGGGCTCCTCCACAGGCTCGACCACAGCGCCTCGGCCGGGATACCCGTTGAAATCGAGCCCCACACAGACAGAATAGAGAAACTCGAAAGGTACTTAAAGGAACGCTCAAAGGCCAGGGGAGTTGAGTTTAAGGGATTTAAGCCCTTCCAGCTGGAGGGGCGAAAGCTAAAAGAAGAGTCGGTTATCCTCGAAGCACCGACGGGAAGCGGGAAAACCGAGTTCGCCCTGAACTGGCTCTCAGACGACAAGGGGTTCTACACCCTGCCCGTTAAAACGGCCGTTAACGCCATGTTCAACCGTTTAAAAGGGGCTTTCAAAACGGTAGGGCTCCTCCACGGAGAGCGAGCGGTCTACTACCTGCTGGAGGGGGTAGAGGAAAAGGAGGAGCTCTCCTTCTCCCTTACACAGTTAAGCCTGTCTACCCACCTATCGTTTCCCCTTACGGTTTCTACGGCAGACCAGCTCTTTAGCTCGGTCTTTAAATACCCCGGCTTTGAAAAGGTTTACGCAACCCTCGCCTACTCAAAAACGGTAATAGATGAACCCCAAGGCTACACCCCCAAAACCCTTGCGGCAATGGTTAAGGGAATTGAAGAGGTTTCTGAGCTCGGCGGCAAGTTCTGCGTTATGAGCGCCACCCTCTACCCCTTCGTTAAAGATAGACTTAAAAGGCTGGGCTTTAAGGAGGTTAATACAGAGGAGCTCTACCGGGAATCCCCCGAAAAGCACAGAGTTAAACTCCTTGAAGAGTTTAGCCTCCAAACGCTTCTGGAGGCTCAAAACAACAAAAGAAGCGTTCTGATTGTAGTTAACACGGTAAAACGGGCCGTTCGGCTCTACTTGGAGCTAAAGGAAGAGGGACTCCCGGTCAGACTCCTCCACTCCCAGTTTATACAGCTCGACAGAAAGAAGCTGGAAGCCCAAATAGAGAAAGAGGCCAGGAAAGGCCTACCCGTAGTCTGGATTACAACCCAAGTTGCCGAAGCCTCCTTAGACGTTGACTTTGACGTTCTAATAACCGAGATAGCTCCACTTGACGCCCTCGTCCAGAGGATGGGTAGGGTCAACAGACGTGCAAAAGCGGCTCCCCCTGAATTTACCAACGTCTTTATCCTGCGGGAGAATTCAGATAAAAGCGGTAGGGTTTACTCAAGAGCTCTGGTTGAGCTGGCCCTGGAGGGTGTTGAAAGGTGGAGCGGAGAGCTTGTAGGGGAACCGGCAAAGAGGGAACTGGTAGGTGAGCTCTACACAAGGAAGAACTTAGAGCTTAGAGCTCCGAAGTTCTTAAGGGAGTTTGAGGAAAACCTCTCCCTCCTTGATGTCGGCCTTCAGGCCGACAGCCGCTCTCAGGCCCAAGAGTTTTTCAGGGAAGTAACAACCGTTCCCGTTATCCCGGAGGAGCTCTTCACCGAAAAGGAGGAGGAGATTCTCTCCTTAATAGAAACCTTAAAAAGGCGAAACTGCCCCCTTAAAGAGAGGCTGAAGGCACAGGCGAGACTGAAGAGCTTCACGGTCAACCTCTTTCCCTACCAGTTCCGCTCCTTCCTGCCCTTGGGAGAAGGGGTAATAGTGGCAAAGGGGGTCAGGTACAGCAGAGAACTCGGAGCCATTACAGATGAACACGGAGATACCGGAGAGTTTGTTTGA